The uncultured Dysgonomonas sp. genome contains the following window.
CTTTAATCTTACATACGAACCATCGTACATGAATAGAGAACTGCTTTCATTCTTATTGTTAGAGTGCGTACCAATATGCAGAGCCGGATATTTGGCTGTCGCAGCAGTTTCTGGAGTCCATCTGTCGAGGTGCATAGGCCTTACGCGTCCTATCTTATCTTGGTCGAAATTAGGAAAATCGAATACTGCAGCATCTTTTAGCATGATGGTAGAGTTTGTCGCACCCTGGAAGAGTACACTAAAATCGAATCCCTTATATTGTAATGTAATAGGTAATCCGAATTGGATCTCAGGGCTGCGGGGATATCCCATCGCCATGCGGTCATTCTGGTCGGTAATAACACCATCGCCATCCAGATCTTTGTAAACAGCATCTCCCGGTATCAAGGTTCCCCATGGCTGGTAACCATCAGCATTCAATCTGTCTGCTTCGGCTTGATCTGCTACAAAGTGATCGAACACATAAAGCATATTTACATCCAGAGCTTGCCCTGTCTTCCGTCTCCATGCATATTCATAGACAACTTCATTCATGTAATCCACTCTATTGCGGGCAAATGTAAAATTGGGTTTGATAAAATATCTGAAATCTTTGCCTATCTTGTCAGACCATGTTACCTCAAATTCGAGACCATGATTTTTGACTTTACCTGAGTTTATACGAGGGGCGTCTTTTCCTACTATATCAGGGAAACCAAGTTTGTCTCCTGTCAGTTCGGTGAGGATGTCATACCTGTTTTCGTAGAAATAGTCAAATGAGAATCGTAATCTTTGTTTTAGAAAATTAGCATCTAGTCCAATGTTTAATTTTTTTGCTTTTTCCCATGTCAGTATTCTATTAGCCAAGCCACCTTCTCTCCATCCGCCGGGATTTGTATTGAAGCCACCTTCTCCAAAATTATAGCCTTCGCCTCCTTCGAAGAATTGTAGATAACCAAACCTTCCGCCCGGGAGTTTATCGCTACCAACTAATCCGTATGAACCTCTGATCTTTAAGAAGTCCATCCATGATTTAGTGTTATTCATGAATGATTCATTGGAAATTACCCATCCCACAGATCCGGCAGGGAAAAATCCATAACGTTTTTCTTTAGCAAAATTCTCAGAACCATTGTATCCAAAGTTAAATTCCGCGAAATAACGGTCAGAGAAATTATAAGTAAACTGTCCTGTCAGGCCCTGATATCTGTGGTCGGCACGAACTTTGTCTCCATCATATTGACCTTCTGTAGAGCGATTGAACAGAAACATTCCGGTCACATTATGATTTTGTGCGAATGAGTTCTGATACATTAATTTTGCCTGATAGTATGTCCTGTTAGAAGGGTTACTCTGAGTGAAGTTATTACCTACCGTCTGGTCTGTGTTGTATTTATTACCGGTGGAATATACTCCGTCGTAATGACCGGGAGTCCTGTAAATGTCAATGCCATCTTTAGGCTTGAATGTAGCATAAGAAGGATATTGGCGATACCCTTCACTATAAGTGTTGACCTCTCTTCTGGTCCATTGCTCTTCACGGGCATCATATGAGAAAGTTCCTTCGATTTTTAATCCTTTTGTAATGAAGTCCAGGTCATATCCCATAGAGAAGCTACCTTCCAGATAAGTATATTTTTGAGTGTGATAACCCGAACGGGATAGTTCTCCCAATAGATTGAAACGATAAATCTGGTCTCCGAACAGCATTCCTTTAGGATTGCTGACAAAATAGCTTTGATTGGCCGGATTATCGTTCTGTTCCAGTACAATCGGCAGATAAGGAGGCTGGGTCATTGCAATATTCACCAGACGGCTGGCTGCCGAACCAATATTTGTACGGTCTGTAATGCGTGCGCCCAAGTCGAGTTTCACCCAGAACTTATCTGTAATGTCTACATCTATATTAGACCGGAAGTTATATTTCTTGAAATTAGGTGATGCATCATAATCGGATAGGTCTACATGTCTGTAATTGGTTCCCTGATTCATAT
Protein-coding sequences here:
- a CDS encoding TonB-dependent receptor, translated to MRIRTGLLIITLLAIGSPQYISASVHKTEQAQKEVTGKVFDSSSKETLPGVSVSVKGTNIATMTDADGNFSIKVPYAEATLVFSYIGFQPQQIELKGRTTLNVDLVEDIKALDEVVVVGYTTQKRENITGAVATITTKDLVQSPTANINNALAGRLPGLIVNQFSGGEPGVDKSELFIRGKSTYGDQSPIVIVDGVERDMSYLAADEIETFTILKDAASTAPYGIRGANGVIVVTTKRGKASEKASVNFKASFGFNKVGKTPNLLGSADYATLYNEASRNDAMMNGTLENYKKPFTDEAIANFRMARGDNSDGLGYNWDYFDYMFKSAAQQDYNLSVRGGTDKVRYFVMAGHMNQGTNYRHVDLSDYDASPNFKKYNFRSNIDVDITDKFWVKLDLGARITDRTNIGSAASRLVNIAMTQPPYLPIVLEQNDNPANQSYFVSNPKGMLFGDQIYRFNLLGELSRSGYHTQKYTYLEGSFSMGYDLDFITKGLKIEGTFSYDAREEQWTRREVNTYSEGYRQYPSYATFKPKDGIDIYRTPGHYDGVYSTGNKYNTDQTVGNNFTQSNPSNRTYYQAKLMYQNSFAQNHNVTGMFLFNRSTEGQYDGDKVRADHRYQGLTGQFTYNFSDRYFAEFNFGYNGSENFAKEKRYGFFPAGSVGWVISNESFMNNTKSWMDFLKIRGSYGLVGSDKLPGGRFGYLQFFEGGEGYNFGEGGFNTNPGGWREGGLANRILTWEKAKKLNIGLDANFLKQRLRFSFDYFYENRYDILTELTGDKLGFPDIVGKDAPRINSGKVKNHGLEFEVTWSDKIGKDFRYFIKPNFTFARNRVDYMNEVVYEYAWRRKTGQALDVNMLYVFDHFVADQAEADRLNADGYQPWGTLIPGDAVYKDLDGDGVITDQNDRMAMGYPRSPEIQFGLPITLQYKGFDFSVLFQGATNSTIMLKDAAVFDFPNFDQDKIGRVRPMHLDRWTPETAATAKYPALHIGTHSNNKNESSSLFMYDGSYVRLKNIELGYTLPRKIIRVAGLSNVRVYAQAQNLATWDKLGDVDVDPEMRNGGGDWYPILKVFNFGVDITF